The genomic segment CCCGTAAAGTCAGATACTCTAAGATAGACTTTGTATTCACCAGAAAAGCTTCCTCCGCTTTTAACCTTAAAATTGCCGTCTTTAGAAGTTTCTTCAGTAGTTGGGCTGTGAATGTCAAGAAGGGTTACAGTGTACCAGCCGAATACCCTGGTGTCCCCTACATTAAATATAGTATCCGGTGAATAAATAGGAATGCCATAAATAAAGTAACTTATATTCTGATCTTTAGAGCGGTATACGCCGTTATTAATTATTGGGTATTCTTTTTCAAACAATCTAATTTTATAGGAGTTATAGGGTACATCATACAATGGCCCTCCACATCCAGCGAAGATCTTTCTTTGAAACGGTGTATGGATATATTTTACCCTGTATATTATATCAGATATATTAAAATCAAGACAATAATCATCAGGAACATCGATATCTGAAAGTTTAATGAATATCTCTTCATGCGTTTCGTTGTAATCAAATACCTTATCTCCATCGCCATATGGATACAAAGATGAAGAATACTTGTAGCCGTCATCCCACCATAGTGATTTCAATCCATCTGCGACCTTAACAGAATTCACAGATGTGTTAGCAGGATCAATTCTTATTACGTCGCTAGCATTCAAGTTCTTCAAAGAGACTTTATACTCTTCATAGATCGTGTTTTCAATTCTCTCAGTATGTCTGTTGGCAATAAGAAAAGCTAATTTTGACGCTGATATGATATCTGAAGATGTTGCCGTTTCACCGACGACTATCATTGACTTTACTGTGTCACCATCGAAAAAGAAATCATCTCCAGGAACTGAAGAGGAGCCTACATTAAATGGAAAAAATATAGAGAATAGAATAACTGAAAGAAGTATTAGGCCCCTTTTCATAGTCCCACCGATATCGATTCATTATTTTTTCTTTATATAATTGTTGTATCCGTAGTATCCTCCGATTAACAATACTATTATGAGCCCCACCATTACGGCAATTCTTATATTACTTACTGATTTCTCTACTGGTATATCTATGGTCTTTTGGAATAGGTATACGTTTAAGTCCTGCTTTTCTTTGTCTCCAACGGCCCTAATTCTAAGATTTAATTGATAGGTTTTTTCCTCTGCTATCGATTTGACATCGGTGGCCAATACAACTTCTGCCTTCTGCCCAGGTTCAAGAACACCAATATAATCATTTTTTGATGTGAAGTCAAACGGTTGCTCTGACCTTTCTATCGCCTCAACGATTATCGATTCTGCCTTTTCTTCCCCTTGGTTTTCTATTGTAAGGTAAATCTTTGCACTTCCTCCAGCTCTGACAGACTCTGGCATCAAGCGATATTCCGTTATCTCAAGTTCAGGTTTTCCTTTTATGTCTAAGTTTAATTCAAACTCTTCTTTTAGAAGATTGTTTGAAGAGTCTCTGTATTCAACAATTATTGGTACCATGTAAGTCATTTTCTTTGCATCTTTGTCAACATTTATCAGAAACTCTGCATCCTTTGACTGTCCGCCAGGAAGTGTCCCTAGATTGTATGAGCTTTCATAAGATTTTGATAATGAAAAAGGCTCTTTTAAGTCAAGGTAAGCCTTTACATATTTCGCACTTTCAGTCCCCTGATTTGCAAGATTTACCTTTATCTTTACATTTTCATTTCCAGACCTCACATTTTCGGGGGCAGATGAAAAATTAACTACCATTATCTCAGTTCTTCCAGAAACTCTTAGGCCAAACTGGATCGTATATGGTCTTGGGTAAGGTGTTGAGCCATCGTAAAAGTAAAGGACAAGCGTCATCGGATAATTGCCCGCTGTTATTTTTTCATTCGCCCTTAATTTAAATGAAAGTAACTTTTCCGTTCTAGCTTCAAGATCCCCAATATAAATAGAATCGGATGTGTTCTCAGGCATAAAAGGAACTATCGTACCAGCTGGTGGAACAGTCAAACTTGCTTTCACTGTGTAGGCTTTCATTGAACCTTCATTAGAAAGTAAAATTTCAAGATCAAAAGTCTCACCAGGCTCTACATTTAGCGGATTTGTTTTTACTTCATTAATTATAAACTCATACTGACTCCTGCCGATTTTATATCCAACAGGACCTTTGATTATTACATTCACCCCAACTTTAGAAACATCAATTAAATTAATCGTGATATCATTTGCTTTGAGTGATTCCCCTTCTGATATATAAACACCCAAAGGACTAACAGGAGCTGTTCCTTCTAGGACCATAAACGAGGCCATAGTGTTTTTATATTCGGTAAGGGCTACAGCATAAGGCCCAACAAATATAAACTCATTGTCATAAAGGTAACCTGAATAAATTACGGCATCTGTACTTGCACAAACGCTTGGTGCAAAAACACTAATTAAAAAAACTCCGATTAAAAATATACTAATCTTTTTCATTATATACCTCCATTTTTTTCTTGATTAATTTTTTTGTATCTTGAAATATTTTTTCTTGAACTACTAAAAAAGATGGGAGAAAGATAAGCGTGACACCCATACAACTGAAAACTCCAATGAATAACATCTTCCCCATGGTATCTAGTATCGATAAAGATCCCGTTAGCATTGCAATGAATCCAAATCCCGCAACAATAGATGAGACTACAATTGGTTCAACAACACCTTCCATTGTCTTCACTATTTTCTCAATAATTATTGGAGTCCTTTCAAGATTATATCTATTTATAGTCTGTATTGCGAAATCTATGCCTATTCCAGCCATCATTGAAACAACGCCAACAAGTTCGGAGCTTAAAGAAATACCCGCGAAGCCCGATATCCCCATCATCCACACTATTCCCAATCCAACGCATATCAAAGGCATTATACCATATCTTATGGATCTAAAGGTTAGAATAACACACAGCAAGACCCCTATCATACCAAATGTGGATATCTTTGACATTTCGGGCAAGATTATGTCCGTTAGTTCATTGTTCATCGCTATGTCGCCTCCGGGGAGTACAGTCAATGTAGTTTTTGAGATTATTTCTTTTACGTCGTCATATACTTGGATATTATCCACACCTTTCATAACATTAAGTCGTATCAGCATATACCCTAGGCTATCGGAAACTTCAAGCCGATT from the Methanofastidiosum sp. genome contains:
- a CDS encoding MMPL family transporter, with amino-acid sequence MSRYDKLIRDFSDIHGKNPKRLLILSFIITIILGSGISLIKIEQGDDMSQLPNDIEEIKVFMKMEDKFERYNSIIVVINSENVFSPDILKEAYLLNQELMNVYGIEGSSFDLKLDEIYLPKEELKNRLEVSDSLGYMLIRLNVMKGVDNIQVYDDVKEIISKTTLTVLPGGDIAMNNELTDIILPEMSKISTFGMIGVLLCVILTFRSIRYGIMPLICVGLGIVWMMGISGFAGISLSSELVGVVSMMAGIGIDFAIQTINRYNLERTPIIIEKIVKTMEGVVEPIVVSSIVAGFGFIAMLTGSLSILDTMGKMLFIGVFSCMGVTLIFLPSFLVVQEKIFQDTKKLIKKKMEVYNEKD